From Acanthopagrus latus isolate v.2019 chromosome 22, fAcaLat1.1, whole genome shotgun sequence, the proteins below share one genomic window:
- the acat2 gene encoding acetyl-CoA acetyltransferase, cytosolic, whose amino-acid sequence MNSKMNSEPVVIVSAARTPIGSLNGALSTVPLHDLCSVVIKDVLKRAAVKPEEVSEVIMGHVLTAGHGQNPARQASVGAGIPYPVPAWSCQMVCGSGLKAVCLGAQSIQAGESTVVVAGGMESMSRAPHTLHMRAGLKMGDASLQDSMLADGLTDAFHGYHMGMTAENVAKQWGVTREEQDRFAVQSQNKTEAAQKAGHFDNEIVPVVVPSRKGPVEVKVDEFPRHGSNMESMSKLRPCFIKDSSGSVTAGNASGINDGVAATVLMSQSEAARRGVKPLARIVSWAQAGLDPSIMGTGPIPAIRKAVEKAGWQLDQVDLFEINEAFAAQSVAVVKELGLNADKVNVNGGAISLGHPIGMSGCRVLVTLLHSLQRTGGHKGVASLCIGGGMGIAMCVERV is encoded by the exons ATGAACTCCAAAATGAACTCCGAACCTGTTGTCATCGTGTCTGCCGCTCGGACACCAATCG GGTCCTTGAACGGTGCTCTGTCCACAGTCCCTCTGCATGACCTGTGTTCAGTGGTGATCAAGGATGTCCTGAAGCGGGCTGCAGTGAAGCCAGAGGAGGTCTCTGAGGTTATCATGGGACACGTCCTCACTGCAG GTCACGGTCAGAACCCGGCACGTCAGGCCAGCGTTGGGGCAGGTATCCCCTACCCTGTACCGGCGTGGAGCTGCCAGATGGTGTGTGGCTCTGGACTCAAGGCTGTGTGTCTGGGAGCTCAATCCATCCAGGCCGGAGAGTCCACTGTGGTGGTCGCAGGGGGCATGGAGAGTATGAGCAGG GCTCCTCACACCCTGCACATGAGAGCAGGTCTAAAGATGGGCGACGCCTCCCTGCAGGACTCCATGCTGGCTGACGGCCTGACAGACGCCTTCCACGGCTACCACATGGGCATGACAG CCGAGAATGTGGCGAAGCAGTGGGGAGTCACTCGAGAGGAGCAGGACCGGTTTGCCGTCCAGTCCCAGAACAAAACTGAGGCAGCGCAGAAAGCAGGACATTTTGATAACGAGATCGTCCCAGTCGTGGTGCCAAGCAGAAAAG GTCCAGTGGAGGTGAAAGTGGATGAGTTTCCTCGGCATGGCAGCAACATGGAGAGCATGTCCAAACTCAGACCCTGCTTCATTAAGGACAGCAGTGGTAGTGTTACTGCTGGAAACGCCTCAG GTATCAATGATGGAGTAGCAGCAACTGTCCTaatgagccaatcagaggctgcGAGGCGTGGTGTAAAACCACTGGCCAGAATCGTATCGTGGGCTCAAGCTGGCCTTGACCCGTCCATCATGGGCACTGGACCGATACCGGCCATCAGGAAAGCG GTTGAGAAAGCAGGCTGGCAGCTGGACCAGGTCGACTTGTTTGAGATCAATGAAGCGTTTGCTGCACAGTCTGTTGCTGTGGTCAAAGAGCTCGGCCTCAATGCTGACAAG gTGAATGTGAACGGTGGTGCCATTTCTCTGGGCCATCCGATCGGTATGTCTGGCTGCAGAGTGCTGGTGACCTTGTTGCATTCGCTTCAGAGGACTGGAGGACATAAAGGCGTGGCATCTCTCTGCATTGGAGGAGGGATGGGCATCGCCATGTGCGTGGAGAGagtctga
- the LOC119012281 gene encoding piggyBac transposable element-derived protein 4, which translates to MAKSTKKTKHVREEDLEWLMASSEESDDSQYDSEREEMFAEGLDDILDRSQSEDSDEDWEPQSEAVRRPTPSPAKGGRQKRQRSSSVSTSATSPAVSSTASSGSGDVAASTLTAGRSPAVRRARGRGRRGGSSRAPSSHTEEQQWHDVGDDDVEPAQVDFMPVRQPGPQHGTRVATTPLQFFRLFFTDAVLGTLMANTNAYGAKRHEGKKEVWHNIGVADIFSYFAMVIYMGMVKCPTLVDYWKGSRLYSLPFPSSVISRNKFLRISRALHMSDIRADEENAAKRGTPAYDRLGKIKPLYSHIVEACKAHFQPEQRISIDERMVASKARISIKQYIKNKPTKWGYKLFVLADSATGYTWNFFVYEGKSPTAGKGLSYDSVMSLMDFDSLGTGYHLYVDNFYTSCQLFLDLLKKNTGACGTIRTNQVGFPKTTINDFTRGTPRGTIKWLRDSGLLFVKWMDTREVVMCSTIHKAFTGDIARRRVKTAGQWMVIDVPIPAPVKDYNQHMGGVDLSDALIGYYSATHKTMKWYRTFFYHFLDIAIVNAHILYQQCQRGSVTQKEFRQALIEELADKGPTSTSQPSTSGITAPPNPAASHKLHYFTEGQNVAKRDAGSVGRRLCTLCHKKTPVGCSTCDVPLCFVANRDCFNEWHTQNGM; encoded by the coding sequence gtcacagtctgaagacagtgatgaGGATTGGGAGCCTcaaagtgaggcagtcagacgcccaaccccctctcctgctaaAGGCGGTCGTCAGAAGCGCCAACGATCCTCATCTGTGTCtaccagtgctacctcccccgctgTGTCGTCCACTGCCTCCTCTGGCTCAGGGGATGTAGCAGCTTCTACACTAACGGCTGGTCGGTCCCCTGCTGTTAGACGTGCCCGGGGGAGGGGTAGAAGAGGAGGATCCTCCAGAGCACCTAGCTCCcacacagaggaacaacagTGGCATGATGTAGGGGATGACGACGTTGAGCCTGCTCAAGTTGATTTCATGCCGGTGAGACAGCCTGGACCACAGCATGGGACCAGAGTGGCAACCACTCCACTGCAgtttttcagactgtttttcaCCGATGCAGTGCTTGGGACTTTGATGGCAAACACCAATGCCTATGGAGCAAAGAGgcatgaaggaaaaaaagaggtctGGCATAACATCGGAGTAGCTGACATTTTTTCTTACTTTGCCATGGTAATATACATGGGGATGGTCAAGTGCCCTACGCTGGTGGATTACTGGAAAGGGTCCCGCCTCTATAGCCTTCCATTCCCCTCCTCTGTGATATCCCGAAATAAATTCCTCAGGATTTCTCGTGCTCTCCACATGAGTGACATCAGGGCAGATGAGGAGAATGCAGCTAAGAGGGGGACACCGGCTTATGACCGCCTGGGCAAGATCAAGCCCCTTTACAGCCACATTGTTGAAGCCTGCAAAGCCCACTTCCAGCCAGAGCAACGCATCTCAATTGATGAAAGGATGGTTGCATCAAAGGCTAGAATCTCCATAAAGCAGTACATCAAGAACAAGCCCACTAAGTGGGGatacaaactgtttgttttggcagaTTCTGCTACTGGCTACACAtggaatttttttgtttatgagGGGAAGTCACCTACTGCTGGAAAGGGACTGAGCTATGACTCTGTCATGTCCCTCATGGACTTTGATTCACTTGGTACAGGTTATCATCTTTATGTTGATAACTTTTACACGAGCTGCCAACTTTTTCTGGACTTGCTAAAGAAGAACACAGGGGCTTGTGGTACCATCCGCACAAACCAAGTAGGTTTCCCCAAGACCACCATCAATGACTTCACCAGGGGCACTCCTCGGGGGACAATCAAGTGGCTCAGGGACAGCGGACTCCTTTTTGTGAAATGGATGGACACTAGAGAGGTTGTCATGTGTTCCACCATTCACAAGGCATTCACTGGTGATATAGCCCGAAGGAGAGTGAAGACAGCTGGACAGTGGATGGTGATCGATGTCCCCATTCCAGCACCAGTCAAGGATTACAACCAGCACATGGGGGGTGTTGACCTGTCAGATGCACTCATTGGCTACTACAGCGCCACACACAAGACAATGAAATGGTACAGGACATTCTTTTATCACTTTTTGGACATTGCGATTGTGAATGCCCACATCCTGTACCAGCAGTGTCAGAGGGGGTCAGTGACGCAGAAAGAGTTCCGTCAGGCCCTTATTGAGGAGCTTGCAGACAAAGGACCTACATCAACATCCCAGCCATCCACCTCAGGCATCACTGCACCCCCAAACCCAGCAGCATCCCACAAGCTGCATTATTTCACAGAGGGACAAAATGTGGCTAAGCGGGATGCAGGCAGTGTCGGCAGACGGCTCTGCACACTCTGCCACAAAAAGACACCAGTTGGCTGTTCAACTTGTGATGTTcccttgtgttttgttgccaaCAGGGACTGTTTCAATGAGTGGCACACACAAAACGGAATGTAG